In one window of Actinomycetota bacterium DNA:
- a CDS encoding (2Fe-2S)-binding protein, translating into MFICLCNKINDKMLQKVIKDFSCKSLEDVQRYLPVATCCGKCRQTIIEVLHEKDDSSLSDSVL; encoded by the coding sequence ATGTTTATATGTCTTTGCAATAAAATTAATGACAAAATGCTACAAAAAGTTATAAAAGATTTTTCTTGTAAGTCATTGGAAGATGTGCAAAGATACTTACCAGTTGCCACTTGTTGTGGAAAATGTAGACAAACTATAATTGAGGTGTTACATGAAAAAGATGATAGCTCTTTGTCTGACTCTGTTTTGTAG